From Miscanthus floridulus cultivar M001 chromosome 15, ASM1932011v1, whole genome shotgun sequence, the proteins below share one genomic window:
- the LOC136508380 gene encoding kinesin-like protein KIN-12F isoform X1: MVRDHAALRRTPAKASASEAGNNDENAAGDAPDVAAVAAAVAATDPGRPPLLAIQVQPLASGLKRKPESPAPTPSKLPFRTPEKAAGRSRFGWVPPRADEAPPRAGVGATPHSAMTTPRAHRGKAVAAPAASEGGSTHSTPTKSVAKPAHSIGMSGSRPPMSGGGPRGAGFTMAGRGTPMSLGPPTVMNSAEVPHFELREDPSFWMDNNVQVVIRVRPLNNNEKNLHSYYRCLKQESVQTITWIGHPETRFTFDHVACEAVDQEVLFRVAGLPMVENCMAGYNSCVFAYGQTGSGKTYTMLGEISDLEVRPSPDRGMTPRIFEFLFARIKAEEESRRDEKLKYSCKCSFLEIYNEQITDLLDPSATNLPLREDIRNGVYVENLTEWEVGCVSDIIKLLMQGSANRRVAATNMNRESSRSHSVFTCIIESRWEKDSASNLRFTRLNLVDLAGSERQRTSGAEGERLKEAVNINKSLSTLGLVIMSLVDLAHGKQRHIPYRDSRLTFLLQDSLGGNSKTMIIANVSPSVCSANETLSTLKFAQRARLIQNNAVVNEDASGDVLALQHQIRLLKEELAVLKCQHVTRSLSFSADVCQGDIDDGSENMSVDDKNDNDAHNGHFLKEMQFSNKQVRSLKEALAGALRRESTAENTIWELELQIEQFNELVKQREDDTRSAKMMLKFRDEKIHRMDALANNKLPAESYLLQENKTLSQEVELLRARMDKNPEVTRFALENIRLSSQLKKSQQFFDEGERELLLNEISELRNQVSQILEERIETEQQNIFSDKTKDSQQHCTGLAPGSDAEILHMQLKRTSQELETCRRNLQVSLESNRALTREIADLVEERTARAEVEEKSAGLGDKLQEANIHILQSCKHCEAMERELNESRSVIEALESEQIMLINEIDELKKKRCVEISSLKNELDLNLRQDYLTKEEPRARFLECFDKEDSPLQRKIKGMQASLEKARKLNTRYQIDQASHCFAEKEMDEVRRQVETETAKVIECLEQDLVSLQQQLNASNKNDLLAKQRINEFHLEIKQLNDKLLEVLKENEILSSVIKEKEKEIEVLTNDWNRLAGDIGSCLVDGNIALDEASDQAAFISKSLSQRKWIKKQVQKMCSGISERDELLEELQNRLKEADNIRCDLDLKLRSLRGAMQAVNEEHQQEKCDQEKEIYLIRSQISEQGLVNDHQLEEIHRINLLLDESIETSVQKEVLVQSYVSLQKAMGEEIHRLESQLDQSKVHFAHLLSQTQDKEQSIGKLKNEEFNVLLRLMSEVLKANGIVRELRIGFNTLQSSLSMSPEEITCQNSDLNLEDRVDLRINEASQSVERQNVEVLCQLSKEMELAVLGMQIMQSQMAKLLQEKENVKEFHLESQKRIKDLSSEVLILNSQIIEKERSYEAKLKDLNTKIQEQDVSFISWNEEKEALEIEVSEAKLVVAQKSFESATLIAKFEEAKATISDADSTVKALVEANEKAKLEAEKYQERETLFIAEGEGMLSEINSLKRLLDMKEQSYKLMEKKFQSGLLEANELALELEDGIRFLQNLLVQKLEFVSSDVEWMKERIQQFAELTRKWLEENWLEIIGKDCAISVLHLCHMGILLERITGLNAENGFLQRGLCESNSLITKLREHNDKAKNELEMCSVLKGKLLLDINHSFSRIAKKEQEATELNSRLDSFENKILYLQAQEEAMVARSNSMHSELSILIEEIDATNRSALEAESKEKEELRHQLDEALLLSKMLKDKMLVELNLLQTDNYIPLNNIQGCNEFELCNSLADYRSDLVMTSIMAKDIESTVLAWELNQHKLQLQEQRVKFTDVLEELMAEATLWKVDLHVENIAICTLHEENNEARVDLENLKQNSEESMKILHAMNEENTTLKYSIASLESRITSFQTNLDAKNKALMELECSHATICRELELKTDAMNRISTRENYFSSENATLKQEIRNILCKDQRMVELMANIEADKLFVTIEGRLQLVTNHVHNYISEQINMVSKLSNELDIIEVSAQELSTQNSLLESELIRKEELTKGLSFDLSLLQESASVAKDQAAEITELRKVIKSLEQELACKSLELDDVVSDRQQFEARILKCNETVGALEEELGKKFDELNMVSMENAELKSQLQYIEEISCTMEELADKREVIGRLEEKLIELRTLIDERDVYLQSLQNDFSKLSDEKESCDTELLILKEKLEMAQALSEESEAIATESRQIAEEHKAYAEGKDEEVKVLERSIEVLENTVCTLESEVDIVKEEAERQRMQREELEVELQKVRQQMLAVPPSGKARRYMEDGVVDLADSSRHPADMHNELLCAQETIRILGKEVSEKEAEIAQCKEHISEINIHAEAAAQEYKRKLMELEVMAQQVKTDNSSAHACSGRQEKINSKPRGSGSPFKCIGIGFVQQMNSEKDEELSAAKQRIVELEGIAASRQREIFMLNAKLATTESMTHDVIRDMLGVKMNMTTWAALADNQQKLETKESITSQAQESREQSNEMMKSKKQLDELIEERQSWLDEINQKQSELGTARITIEKLRQREQFMVAEIELSKAENSNYKTIILNLEAERKNLTRQQNLQLRINHHVKTKEENILLKRQNEELSAKLKQLGVILTRTKEELARYRVSDGKDPHEQIEEEELLRKKLYSDCEQESEQDRNQLAENLSSLCSSILKVAGATNSETDASLLKALECLNQLQCRIASLEGEVEDLNLKCKLLREKARLSELRSNSSSLSTGAKDSLTSPSISSFR; encoded by the exons ATGGTGAGGGATCACGCCGCGCTCCGCCGAACTCCGGCGAAGGCTTCCGCCTCGGAAGCTGGCAACAACGACGAGAACGCCGCGGGCGACGCTCCAGATGTCGCGGCCGTCGCCGCTGCGGTCGCCGCCACGGACCCCGGCCGCCCTCCGCTGCTCGCCATCCAGGTCCAGCCGCTGGCGTCCGGCCTGAAGCGGAAGCCCGAGTCGCCGGCGCCGACGCCCTCCAAGCTCCCGTTCCGGACCCCCGAGAAGGCTGCCGGGCGGAGCCGGTTCGGCTGGGTCCCGCCCCGCGCCGACGAGGCCCCACCGCGGGCCGGCGTGGGGGCGACCCCGCACAGCGCGATGACCACGCCCCGTGCGCATCGCGGcaaggcggtggcggcgccggcggcctcCGAGGGCGGGTCCACGCACAGCACGCCCACCAAGAGCGTCGCCAAGCCGGCGCACAGCATTGGGATGAGCGGGTCGAGGCCACCCATGAGCGGTGGCGGGCCCAGGGGCGCAGGGTTTACCATGGCGGGGAGGGGGACGCCGATGTCACTTGGGCCGCCCACGGTGATGAATTCCGCGGAGGTGCCTCATTTCGAGCTCCGAGAGGACCCCTCCTTCTGGATGGACAACAATGTGCAG GTTGTCATTCGTGTGCGCCCGCTAAATAATAATGAGAAGAACCTGCACAGTTATTATCGATGCTTGAAACAAGAAAGTGTGCAGACTATCACTTGGATTGGGCATCCCGAAACTCGTTTTACATTTGACCATGTTGCTTGTGAAGCAGTGGATCAG GAGGTGCTCTTCAGAGTTGCTGGTTTACCAATGGTTGAGAACTGTATGGCTGGATACAACAGCTGTGTGTTTGCTTACGGACAG ACTGGAAGCGGAaaaacatatacaatgcttggtgAAATAAGTGATCTGGAAGTGAGGCCTAGTCCAGACCGAGGGATGACACCACGCATATTTGAGTTCTTATTTGCCAGAATTAAAGCG GAAGAAGAGAGCAGGAGAGATGAGAAACTCAAATACAGTTGCAAGTGTTCTTTCCTGGAGATATATAATGAACAAATTACAGATCTTCTTGATCCTTCTGCCACAAATCTCCCA CTCCGAGAAGATATAAGGAATGGAGTGTACGTCGAAAATTTGACTGAATGGGAAGTTGGCTGTGTCAGTGACATAATAAAACTCCTGATGCAG GGTTCTGCCAACAGAAGAGTGGCTGCTACAAATATGAACCGTGAGAGTAGCCGCTCCCACAGTGTTTTCACCTGTATCATTGAGAGTAGGTGGGAGAAGGATTCAGCATCTAACTTAAGGTTTACAAGACTAAATCTTGTTGATCTTGCTGGGTCTGAAAG GCAGAGGACATCTGGAGCAGAAGGTGAGCGGCTGAAGGAAGCTGTTAATATTAACAAATCGTTATCAACACTTGG TCTTGTGATAATGAGTTTAGTTGATCTAGCGCATGGCAAACAAAGACACATTCCATATAGGGACTCAAGATTGACATTTCTTCTCCAA GATTCACTTGGAGGGAACTCGAAAACTATGATCATTGCAAATGTCAGCCCTTCAGTATG TTCTGCTAATGAAACACTCAGTACCCTGAAGTTTGCTCAGCGTGCAAGGCTCATTCAGAACAAT GCGGTTGTTAATGAAGACGCTTCAGGAGATGTGTTAGCTTTGCAACATCAGATACGTCTCCTAAAG GAGGAGCTTGCTGTCCTCAAGTGTCAACATGTCACTAGATCTTTATCCTTCTCTGCTGATGTTTGTCAAGGTGATATTGATGATGGTAGTGAAAACATGAGTGTGGATGATAAAAATGACAATGATGCCCACAACGGACACTTTTTGAAAGAGATGCAATTTTCAAATAAGCAG GTGAGGTCACTGAAAGAAGCACTAGCCGGAGCATTGCGGAGAGAATCAACTGCAGAAAATACTATATGGGAACTTGAACTTCAAATTGAGCAGTTCAATGAATTG GTTAAACAAAGAGAGGATGACACAAGATCGGCTAAGATGATGCTTAAGTTTCGAGATGAGAAGATTCATAGAATGGATGCTCTTGCGAACAACAAATTGCCAGCAGAATCATATCTACTGCAAGAAAACAAAACCTTGTCACAAGAAGTTGAACTTCTTAGGGCAAGAATGGATAAAAATCCAGAAGTAACTCGTTTTGCACTAGAGAATATTCGTCTCTCAAGCCAACTGAAGAA GTCCCAGCAGTTCTTCGACGAAGGGGAGAGGGAGCTTCTATTGAATGAAATTTCTGAGCTTCGAAATCAG GTTTCACAAATACTTGAAGAGAGGATAGAAACTGAGCAACAAAATATCTTTTCTGACAAAACCAAG GACAGCCAACAGCATTGCACTGGTCTAGCTCCAGGAAGTGATGCTGAAATTTTGCATATGCAG CTGAAAAGGACCAGCCAAGAACTAGAAACATGTAGACGCAACTTGCAAGTTTCCTTAGAATCAAACAGAGCACTAACAAG GGAAATAGCTGATCTTGTGGAAGAGAGAACAGCCCGTGCAGAAGTTGAGGAAAAATCAGCTGGTTTAGGTGATAAACTGCAAGAAGCAAATATACATATCCTCCAATCGTGTAAGCATTGTGAGGCCATGGAAAGGGAATTGAATGAGTCAAGATCTGTTATTGAAGCTCTTGAATCAGAGCAGATTATGTTGATAAATGAAATAGATGAACTTAAGAAGAAGAGGTGTGTCGAAATCTCAAGTTTGAAGAATGAACTTGACCTCAACCTTAGACAGGATTACTTGACCAAAGAGGAGCCCAGAGCAAGATTTCTTGAGTGTTTTGATAAAGAAGATTCACCTTTGCAGAGAAAGATTAAAGGAATGCAAGCTTCACTTGAGAAGGCACGGAAATTAAATACAAGGTACCAAATAGATCAGGCATCACACTGTTTTGCTGAGAAAGAAATGGATGAAGTTCGTAGACAGGTGGAGACTGAAACAGCTAAGGTGATTGAATGCTTAGAACAAGATCTGGTATCACTCCAACAGCAACTAAATGCAAGCAACAAAAATGACTTGTTAGCCAAACAAAGAATAAATGAATTTCACCTAGAAATAAAGCAGTTGAATGATAAGTTACTTGAGGTGTTGAAAGAGAACGAAATACTTTCTTCTGTgatcaaggaaaaagaaaaggaaattgaAGTATTGACCAATGACTGGAACAGATTAGCTGGTGACATTGGAAGCTGTCTTGTGGATGGAAATATAGCTTTAGATGAAGCCTCTGATCAGGCTGCCTTTATTTCCAAATCTTTATCTCAAAGAAAATGGATCAAGAAACAAGTTCAGAAGATGTGTAGTGGTATATCTGAAAGAGATGAGCTACTTGAAGAGCTTCAGAACAGGTTGAAAGAGGCAGATAATATAAGATGTGACTTAGACTTGAAGTTAAGGTCCTTAAGAGGAGCAATGCAGGCTGTAAATGAAGAGCATCAGCAGGAAAAAtgtgatcaagaaaaagaaataTATCTTATAAGATCACAAATATCTGAACAAGGACTTGTGAACGATCACCAATTAGAAGAAATTCACAGAATAAACCTTTTGTTGGATGAATCAATTGAGACATCTGTGCAGAAGGAGGTTCTGGTACAGAGCTATGTTTCTTTACAAAAGGCAATGGGAGAAGAGATTCATCGGCTGGAGTCACAATTAGACCAGTCAAAGGTACATTTTGCCCATTTATTGAGTCAGACTCAGGACAAGGAACAGTCTATTGGGAAGCTAAAAAATGAAGAGTTCAATGTTTTGTTAAGACTGATGTCAGAAGTTCTGAAGGCAAATGGTATTGTACGTGAGCTTCGAATTGGATTCAATACATTGCAATCAAGCCTTTCTATGAGCCCTGAAGAGATCACCTGTCAAAATTCAGACTTGAACTTGGAGGACCGG GTCGACCTTAGGATCAACGAAGCGTCCCAATCTGTGGAGCGGCAAAATGTTGAGGTTCTTTGCCAACTTAGCAAGGAAATGGAGCTTGCAGTTCTAGGAATGCAGATAATGCAGTCTCAAATGGCTAAACTTcttcaagaaaaagaaaatgtGAAAGAATTTCATTTGGAGAGTCAAAAAAGAATTAAAGATCTAAGTAGTGAGGTCCTTATATTGAATTCACAAATAATTGAAAAAGAAAGATCCTATGAAGCTAAATTGAAAGATCTGAATACAAAGATCCAAGAACAGGATGTGTCATTTATTTCGTGGAATGAAGAAAAAGAG GCACTTGAAATTGAGGTTTCTGAGGCAAAACTTGTTGTGGCCCAGAAATCTTTTGAGTCTGCAACTCTTATAGCCAAGTTTGAAGAAGCGAAAGCAACTATAAGTGATGCAGACTCTACGGTCAAGGCACTGGTTGAAGCGAACGAAAAGGCAAAACTCGAAGCAGAAAAGTATCAAGAGAGGGAAACTTTGTTTATTGCTGAAGGGGAAGGCATGTTAAGTGAAATTAATAGTCTGAAGAGGCTGCTGGATATGAAAGAACAAAGTTACAAGCTTATGGAAAAGAAATTTCAGTCAGGCTTGCTTGAAGCAAATGAGCTAGCTCTTGAGCTGGAAGATGGCATTAGATTCCTGCAGAATTTGTTAGTACAGAAGCTTGAGTTTGTTTCTTCTGATGTTGAGTGGATGAAGGAAAGGATCCAGCAGTTTGCAGAGTTGACCAGAAAATGGTTAGAGGAGAATTGGCTGGAGATAATTGGCAAAGATTGTGCTATTTCTGTGTTGCACCTCTGTCACATGGGGATTCTTTTGGAGAGAATCACTGGGTTGAATGCAGAAAATGGTTTCCTTCAGCGCGGGCTCTGTGAGTCTAATTCTTTGATAACTAAACTGCGAGAGCACAACGACAAAGCCAAGAATGAACTAGAAATGTGCAGTGTTCTCAAAGGGAAGTTATTGCTTGACATCAACCATAGTTTCAGTCGTATTGcaaagaaggaacaagaagcaaccGAGTTGAACTCAAGATTAGATTCTTTTGAGAACAAGATTCTGTATTTGCAAGCACAAGAAGAAGCAATGGTGGCACGGTCAAATTCCATGCACAGCGAGCTTTCCATTTTGATTGAAGAGATTGATGCTACAAATAGGAGTGCCTTGGAAGCTGAatccaaagaaaaagaagaactgCGCCACCAACTGGATGAAGCTTTGCTTCTCAGTAAAATGTTGAAGGATAAAATGCTTGTAGAGTTGAATCTGCTTCAAACAGATAACTACATACCTTTAAATAATATTCAAGGCTGCAACGAATTTGAGCTGTGCAATTCACTTGCAGATTATCGAAGTGATTTGGTGATGACCAGTATTATGGCAAAGGATATTGAGTCTACAGTTTTGGCTTGGGAACTGAATCAACACAAACTACAGCTGCAAGAACAAAGAGTTAAGTTTACTGATGTTCTTGAAGAATTGATGGCAGAAGCAACTTTATGGAAAGTGGACCTGCATGTGGAGAATATTGCGATCTGCACTTTACATGAGGAGAACAATGAGGCAAGGGTTGATTTGGAGAACCTGAAGCAAAACAGTGAAGAATCTATGAAAATTCTGCATGCCATGAACGAGGAAAACACAACACTTAAATATTCAATTGCCTCCTTAGAATCTAGGATCACATCCTTCCAAACAAATTTGGATGCAAAAAACAAAGCTTTGATGGAGTTGGAATGCTCTCATGCAACCATATGTAGGGAGCTGGAACTGAAAACTGATGCCATGAATCGCATAAGTACTAGAGAAAATTATTTCAGTTCTGAAAATGCAACGTTGAAGCAGGAAATTCGAAATATTTTGTGCAAGGATCAGCGCATGGTTGAATTAATGGCTAACATTGAAGCTGATAAGTTATTTGTCACCATTGAAGGCCGCTTGCAACTGGTTACTAATCATGTGCACAATTACATTTCTGAGCAAATTAACATGGTGAGCAAGTTGTCCAATGAGTTAGACATCATTGAAGTATCAGCTCAGGAATTAAGCACCCAGAATTCTCTTCTCGAATCAGAATTAATCAGGAAAGAGGAATTAACAAAGGGCTTATCATTTGATCTTAGCCTGTTACAAGAGTCTGCATCTGTTGCAAAAGATCAAGCAGCTGAGATTACAGAGTTGAGAAAAGTAATAAAATCTTTGGAACAAGAGCTTGCATGTAAGTCGCTTGAACTTGATGATGTCGTTTCTGATAGGCAACAATTTGAAGCAAGAATCTTGAAGTGTAATGAAACTGTTGGTGCCCTAGAGGAGGAACTGGGAAAGAAGTTTGATGAATTAAACATGGTTTCTATGGAGAATGCTGAACTAAAATCACAGCTCCAGTATATTGAAGAGATTAGTTGCACTATGGAGGAGTTAGCTGATAAACGTGAAGTCATTGGAAGACTTGAAGAAAAGTTGATTGAACTGAGAACTTTAATTGATGAAAGGGATGTCTATCTTCAGAGCTTGCAAAATGATTTCTCCAAACTCTCAGATGAAAAGGAATCATGTGACACTGAGTTGCTTATCTTGAAAGAAAAGCTGGAGATGGCTCAGGCACTTTCAGAAGAAAGTGAAGCAATTGCTACAGAATCTCGGCAG ATAGCTGAGGAACATAAGGCATATGCTGAAGGGAAGGATGAAGAAGTAAAGGTATTGGAGAGGTCAATTGAAGTACTTGAGAATACTGTATGTACTTTAGAAAGCGAA GTGGACATTGTCAAGGAAGAAGCAGAGCGGCAAAGAATGCAGCGAGAAGAACTAGAAGTTGAGCTGCAGAAAGTTAGGCAACAAATGCTAGCTGTTCCACCCTCTGGGAAAGCAAGGAGATATATGGAAGATGGAGTGGTTGATTTAGCTGACTCATCCAG GCACCCAGCAGATATGCATAATGAGCTTCTCTGTGCTCAGGAGACTATTAGAATACTTGGAAAGGAGGTTTCTGAGAAGGAAGCAGAG ATTGCTCAGTGCAAGGAACATATCTCAGAGATAAACATTCATGCTGAGGCAGCGGCACAAGAATACAAGCGCAAG TTGATGGAGCTGGAGGTCATGGCACAACAGGTTAAGACAGACAATTCCTCAGCACATGCTTGCTCCGGGAGACAAGAGAAGATTAACTCAAAACCTCGGGGTTCAGGTTCTCCATTTAAATGTATCGGCATCGGCTTTGTACAGCAAATGAATTCTGAGAAAGATGAAGAGCTTAGTGCTGCAAAGCAACGTATTGTGGAACTCGAGGGCATTGCAGCTAGTAGACAAAGGGAG ATATTCATGTTGAACGCGAAATTAGCAACAACAGAGAGCATGACGCATGATGTGATTCGTGATATGCTTGGGGTTAAAATGAACATGACAACTTGGGCG GCTCTAGCTGACAACCagcaaaagctggagacaaaagAGTCGATTACTTCTCAAGCACAGGAAAGTAGAGAG CAGTCCAATGAGATGATGAAGTCGAAGAAGCAGCTTGATGAATTGATTGAAGAGAGACAGAG TTGGCTTGACGAAATAAACCAGAAACAATCAGAACTAGGAACTGCCCGCATTACTATAGAGAAATTACGACAGCGAGAACAGTTTATGGTAGCTGAAATAGAGTTGTCAAAG GCTGAGAATTCGAACTACAAAACCATCATTCTTAATCTTGAAGCTGAAAGGAAGAACCTTACCAGACAACAGAATCTTCAGCTTCGAATAAATCACCATGTCAAAACAAAG GAAGAGAATATCCTGCTGAAACGGCAGAATGAAGAGCTAAGTGCAAAGCTGAAACAGCTGGGGGTCATCCTTACCCGAACAAAGGAAGAGCTTGCCCGCTACAGGGTTTCAGATGGAAAAGATCCACACGAACAGATAGAAGAGGAAGAGCTTCTGAGGAAGAAATTATAT TCTGACTGTGAACAGGAGAGCGAACAAGATAGAAATCAATTGGCAGAAAATCTATCAAGTTTATGCTCCAGTATTCTGAAG GTTGCTGGAGCTACGAACTCTGAAACTGACGCTAGTCTTCTGAAAGCATTGGAATGCTTAAATCAGCTCCAGTGCCGTATTGCTTCTTTGGAAGGCGAAGTTGAGGATCTAAATTTAAAG